The region TAACATGTGGTGATATTTTCTGAAGTCTTAAACATTTTCGGTTCATTTAAACAGTAAAAGTGGTGGGCTCACCGGCTCACtatccacactgtttcactgcctgTACACTTCACTGCCTGTACACTTCACCTGCAGCACacaaccctttttctttttttttgagtgtacaGACCCGTGGTTATATAAGAGACTTCCCCTTTTTTAATGATTACAATCCCCTTTCACCCTGTCTGTGCTGGATCATCCATATATTAACAACACCAGTGACTGTAAATTATCTTATcttttgtttgcactgaatTTAGCTggtaaattattacattttgcGGTAACATAATGTAGCTATTATTTAGCAAATTCAGAGTTTTTGTGAAGCTCAAGTCTTTAGAGTTTTTATCATCAGTAACACTCAGAAAGCAGGGGGCTGACGGTGAAGAAATGTTAAaacaaggttttttgtttgtttgtttttaaatcccTGAAAAGTTGGCAGACTGAGTGGTGAATGTGAAAAGCACTACTAAGACACCAACACAAGCACCACCGCTGGGACTGTCTATGGGCTGAAAGCACAACCACTGGCATCCAAATTGTTAAAATGTACTGAAAGGAAATTAAGATGTAGGCAATGAAAAATAAGTAATTCTTGCTCTTTTGATgtaatacataaacaaaaccacagtaaTGCCATTAGAGCTTGGTAAGCCTTATGGGAGTATCTATAAGAAAGAGTTGGGTTTCTAAACAGATCGGAGGCAAGCTTTACCAATGATTCTTATTTTTTCTGGACCCTTATTTTGAAAAATCACAGTCTCGGTATCCATCTTGGGAACCCCGTTTACACACTTGTGTTGGACCGCACGCGCAATTTCCGCCATTATTTGAAAATTTCTCCTCCTCGTACTTGTCTGCGCTAACCCATCGGTTAATTTATTTAACTGCTTCGTAGTCCCTGGCGGTGGATGGACTTGCAAGGTTGGTTATATGAAGCCTTGTTTTCAGCGATATGTAATCTAAAGTAATTTAAAAGTactaaaaacaaattacagtgCTGAAAAGTGAAGCCGGCTTTCCAGCTAGCATGAAAATGCATGTAGCCAGGCTGGGTTAACttcactgactgtgtgagacagcACTAGTCATTTTGGGAGATTTCGTGAATAATTGTCATTAGTAGTCAAAATAATTTCAGATGTTACTTTAAAATGAGGTTAGTGTTCGTCAACATCAgcatttttgctttgttttcagtcaATGTGTGACTTCAGTTAAGTTAGCTAACTTTTCTTGACAACTAGCTGAAATCGTGTAAACTTTCTGTTAGTGAATTGTCACTGACAGTTATGTAATTGTCTGATTGCTGCGTGGCAGATGAGGAAGCGACTAATTTACGTTAGTGAGTCGATCAGTTAAATACACATGATTGGTAGAAAGCTCGTGAATGAACTTGATTGACATTCTCACGTTACTGAACTTATAGCCACAGAACCAATGACACTAGGATCCCCAACTTCCCCTAAGCCGGGACCGGGGGCCCAGTTTTTACCTGGGTTCCTGATGGGGGACCTTCCAGCACCAGCTACACCACAGCCTCGGTCCTTTGGGTTGAGTGGCGGCGGGGCGGAAATGAGATCTCCTCTCATCGCAGGTGAGAGACTGTGTTCTCTGGGCTTGTGACATATGGTCAGTAGGAATCGCCGTGTCAAATGTTTAGTCTAGGAAATGAAAATGCTATgataaaatgaacttttttttgctcagatattgtccatctctttcttccttctttctgttctgCTAATCAGTAATCTTATTGACACACCATGCACTGACTGCCTGTTCTATTGTCCTTACACATAGTAGACCAGTTAAAGATGATGTTGAAGATGTTTATCTGTCAGAATGGGTGAGTCAAATAACTGTCTTAAGAATTGTTTCTGCTAAACTTTAAGGTGGATCGCCCCCCCAGCCTGTAGTGCCAACTCCTAAAGACAAGAGCGGAGCTCCCCCAGTGAGAAGTATCTATGATGATCTTGCTGGTCCAGGGGTTGGCATGTCTCCTTTAAGCTCAAAGAAACAAGTAagaaaatgacccccccccccttttttatcGCTGGCTATAGCGTGTGTTTGGGTGCTTGTTTGAATTTCAAcgtaaatgtctgttttcagctgttttcagtAACACAGACGCCGTTAGGTGGAGTGCCGGTAACCCCTGCGACAGGTAGATATGAAATACATTGATTTGGTTTTTATTTACTGTCTCTCGAATTTAATCTGAAATTCATCCCTCCTGTCTTTCATTTAATCTGAATTTAATCTGAAATTCACCCctcctgttttttatttttggtagCTTCCAGTCTGTTCAGTCCATCTAGTATGGGCCAGCAGAGGAAGTCAACCCTGTCGTCCACCCTGTCGCCGGCCCAGGTCGATCCATTTTTCACACAAGGAGATTCACTGTCATCTGAAGATCAACTCGATGAAACCTGGGTCACAGTTTTTGGGTAAGTGGGTTTTCTTACTCGAAAA is a window of Chanos chanos chromosome 10, fChaCha1.1, whole genome shotgun sequence DNA encoding:
- the nup35 gene encoding nucleoporin NUP35, coding for MDLQATEPMTLGSPTSPKPGPGAQFLPGFLMGDLPAPATPQPRSFGLSGGGAEMRSPLIAGGSPPQPVVPTPKDKSGAPPVRSIYDDLAGPGVGMSPLSSKKQLFSVTQTPLGGVPVTPATASSLFSPSSMGQQRKSTLSSTLSPAQVDPFFTQGDSLSSEDQLDETWVTVFGFPPASASYILLQFAQYGNILKHVMSNTGNWMHIQYQSKLQARKALSKDGKIFGDVIMIGVKACIDKSVMDSSDKAASSSVVFTPPLKVTGTPSQPVSTPRSAMRPLSAAYKASSSDYQVVSDRQTPKKDDSFVSKAMEYMFGW